The Peribacillus sp. FSL P2-0133 genome has a segment encoding these proteins:
- a CDS encoding M20 family metallopeptidase, which yields MSIHVAEGKKSIQLAVDARDAQLRELALNIHAHPELSFQEYQAMKWLIEPLEKAGFSIEKGVANLETSFRATWEGHNGGPTIAILAEYDALAGLGHGCGHNIIGTSAIGAALALKDAHPDLPGKIVVLGTPAEEEGGGKILMVEDGIFDHVDVAMMCHPQKQSMVLRGGLACVDATFKFYGKASHASSAPEKGISALDAVINTFVAVNSLRQFFKDDVRIHGIITKGGDATNVVPAYCEAEFLLRASTVEELNVVREKVYAAARHATEAMGARIEMTEGLIYAERNNNKALAALFKDNLEMLGEVVCDPPAKGGIGSSDIGNVGQVTATIHPYIKITDDAITHTPEFVQAAASERGMIGLNKAAKALAMTAYEVCMNPQLLKEIREEFELWKANKSCK from the coding sequence ATGTCAATACATGTTGCGGAAGGAAAGAAATCGATTCAATTGGCAGTTGATGCCCGTGATGCTCAATTACGTGAGCTTGCATTGAACATCCATGCTCATCCAGAACTTAGTTTCCAAGAATACCAGGCAATGAAATGGTTGATAGAGCCTTTAGAGAAGGCCGGCTTCTCGATTGAAAAAGGGGTTGCAAATTTAGAAACTTCATTCAGGGCAACATGGGAGGGGCATAACGGTGGTCCAACGATTGCCATTCTAGCTGAATATGATGCACTGGCAGGACTGGGCCATGGGTGTGGCCATAATATTATTGGAACATCAGCCATTGGAGCGGCATTGGCACTGAAAGATGCTCACCCTGACCTTCCGGGGAAAATCGTTGTATTGGGAACGCCTGCGGAAGAGGAAGGCGGAGGGAAAATTTTGATGGTAGAGGATGGCATTTTCGATCATGTGGATGTAGCCATGATGTGTCATCCGCAAAAACAGTCCATGGTATTGCGTGGTGGACTAGCATGTGTGGATGCTACTTTTAAGTTTTATGGTAAAGCATCACATGCATCTTCTGCTCCCGAAAAGGGAATCAGTGCTCTTGATGCAGTCATTAATACTTTTGTTGCCGTCAATTCTTTGCGTCAATTTTTTAAAGATGATGTGAGAATCCATGGAATCATAACAAAAGGCGGGGATGCAACAAATGTAGTTCCTGCATATTGCGAGGCTGAGTTTTTACTGAGGGCAAGCACTGTGGAAGAGTTAAATGTTGTTCGTGAGAAAGTTTATGCTGCAGCTCGTCATGCTACAGAAGCTATGGGTGCCAGGATCGAGATGACCGAAGGCCTGATATATGCTGAACGAAATAATAATAAAGCATTAGCCGCCTTATTTAAAGATAATCTAGAGATGCTAGGGGAGGTTGTATGTGACCCGCCTGCTAAAGGGGGAATCGGTTCATCGGATATTGGTAATGTTGGACAAGTAACTGCAACGATTCATCCGTACATCAAAATAACGGATGACGCAATTACCCATACTCCAGAGTTTGTACAAGCTGCAGCTTCAGAGAGGGGAATGATTGGATTAAATAAAGCAGCAAAGGCTTTAGCGATGACTGCATACGAAGTATGTATGAACCCTCAGCTTCTTAAAGAAATTCGTGAAGAATTCGAATTGTGGAAAGCTAATAAATCATGTAAATGA
- a CDS encoding YbjQ family protein, with protein sequence MLVVTTEKIEGYKIVEVKGPAFGLIVRSRGIGGDIMAGLKSLVGGEIKQYTAMLEDSRKEAMDRMIKNANQMGANAIVMMRYDSGEIGKNMSEIVAYGTAVIVEAI encoded by the coding sequence GTGTTGGTAGTTACCACAGAAAAAATTGAAGGGTACAAAATTGTAGAAGTGAAAGGACCCGCCTTTGGACTAATTGTAAGAAGCAGAGGGATTGGCGGCGATATCATGGCAGGGTTAAAATCCTTAGTAGGTGGAGAAATCAAGCAATATACAGCTATGCTTGAAGATTCAAGAAAAGAAGCTATGGACCGTATGATTAAAAATGCCAATCAAATGGGAGCAAACGCAATTGTAATGATGAGATATGATTCTGGGGAAATCGGTAAAAATATGAGTGAAATCGTTGCATATGGAACTGCCGTTATTGTGGAGGCAATATAA
- a CDS encoding RNA polymerase sigma-70 factor — protein MELDTLYKTYQPFLFSIAYRMLGTVTDAEDIVHDLFLQLKLDTEQIKDMKAYLAKMTTNRCLNFLNSARKRREVYTGPWLPEPRVNETGQPLDKVVTDETVAYAFLVLLEQLSPVERAVFVLREAFAYSYEDIAKMLEKNEVNCRKIYSRAKRKLQNDLPVHPEDTKHVDLLAQKFIKASTTGNFEEFLDILTEDVVLVTDGGGKVLSALKPIVNKQRVFSFLTGVTAKGGFIGELLPVMVNGQEGILQMKEGKPVKVICFELDSKQKNIRKIFIVTNPDKLNHILVP, from the coding sequence GTGGAGTTGGATACATTATATAAGACATATCAACCTTTTCTTTTTTCCATCGCATACCGGATGCTTGGAACGGTTACCGACGCAGAAGATATCGTCCATGATTTATTCCTGCAGCTTAAGCTTGATACCGAACAAATTAAGGACATGAAAGCATATCTTGCGAAAATGACGACAAATCGCTGTCTGAACTTTTTAAATTCAGCCCGTAAGAGAAGAGAGGTTTACACAGGACCTTGGCTGCCTGAACCCCGTGTAAACGAAACAGGACAGCCTTTAGATAAGGTTGTAACGGATGAAACGGTTGCGTATGCCTTCCTCGTTTTGCTGGAACAGCTTTCACCTGTTGAAAGAGCGGTTTTCGTGCTTAGAGAAGCATTCGCTTACAGCTATGAAGATATTGCCAAAATGCTGGAAAAGAATGAAGTGAACTGCAGAAAGATCTACAGCCGGGCTAAGCGGAAATTACAGAATGATCTGCCAGTCCATCCGGAGGATACGAAACATGTCGATCTTTTGGCACAAAAATTCATAAAAGCATCTACGACAGGAAACTTTGAGGAGTTTTTGGATATCCTTACAGAAGATGTTGTCCTTGTTACTGACGGCGGAGGAAAAGTGCTTTCTGCATTAAAACCGATTGTAAACAAACAGCGCGTATTCTCCTTTCTTACAGGAGTTACTGCTAAAGGAGGTTTCATAGGAGAACTTCTTCCGGTGATGGTCAATGGTCAGGAAGGAATCTTGCAAATGAAAGAAGGAAAGCCTGTCAAAGTCATCTGCTTTGAATTGGATTCAAAACAAAAAAATATTCGAAAAATCTTTATTGTTACCAATCCCGATAAATTAAATCATATTCTTGTTCCTTAA
- a CDS encoding endospore germination permease — MLEKGKISSGEFLILVIIFTIGGSILNVPALLVTLAKQDAWISYIITTLISLCFVFLYNKLASIYPSKTYVEANEKILGKWVGKISALLFLFYILYLSSALLYEIGSFSTTQILVGTPIEMIMVLFLLTCIIGVRLGLEVISRTALIFFPWIVCLLFMLFLLLISDIKIENIQPIFEEGMKPIINGSYHTLALPYVQLVFFLMIMPYVNEKDEMKKNLYRGTLLGGIVLFLVIIFSILVLGTDITALQKNPSYRLGKVLSVGDFFERIEVIVAIIWILSVYFKLTICYYGLSLGLAQVLGLKNHKILHFPLAFLIFAFSIITHPNTVHSRNFTSKAWTPFSLTICFLLPVLLLVIGLLKKKRSISKATKGW; from the coding sequence ATGCTCGAGAAAGGAAAAATTAGCTCCGGAGAATTTCTAATATTGGTCATCATATTTACGATAGGAGGTTCGATACTTAATGTACCTGCTCTACTTGTCACGTTAGCAAAGCAGGATGCCTGGATTTCCTATATCATAACTACGCTCATCAGTTTGTGTTTTGTTTTCTTATATAATAAATTAGCCTCTATTTATCCATCTAAGACTTATGTCGAAGCTAATGAAAAAATATTGGGGAAATGGGTTGGGAAAATCTCGGCACTGCTCTTTCTTTTTTATATTTTGTATCTTTCGTCTGCTTTACTGTATGAAATAGGGAGTTTTTCAACGACACAAATTTTGGTTGGAACACCTATCGAAATGATTATGGTTCTTTTTTTATTGACATGCATAATCGGTGTACGGTTAGGATTAGAAGTCATCAGCAGAACTGCATTAATCTTTTTTCCTTGGATAGTATGTCTGCTTTTCATGTTATTTTTACTTCTTATCTCTGATATCAAAATAGAAAATATACAACCTATTTTTGAAGAAGGCATGAAACCAATTATTAATGGCTCATATCACACTTTAGCACTCCCTTATGTACAGCTCGTTTTCTTTTTAATGATCATGCCCTATGTAAATGAAAAGGATGAAATGAAAAAAAACTTATATCGAGGAACATTATTAGGAGGCATCGTTCTATTCTTGGTGATTATTTTCAGTATCCTCGTATTGGGTACTGATATTACCGCACTGCAAAAAAATCCTTCTTATAGGTTAGGAAAGGTGTTGAGTGTTGGTGATTTTTTTGAACGTATTGAAGTCATTGTAGCCATCATTTGGATTCTTTCCGTGTATTTCAAGCTAACGATTTGTTATTATGGACTCTCTCTGGGGTTAGCTCAAGTACTAGGATTAAAAAATCACAAAATTCTTCACTTCCCATTAGCATTTTTAATTTTTGCATTCTCCATCATTACACATCCAAATACAGTACATAGTCGAAACTTTACTTCAAAAGCGTGGACGCCATTTTCCTTAACCATTTGTTTTCTGCTCCCGGTGTTATTGTTAGTGATAGGACTATTGAAAAAAAAGCGTTCCATTTCAAAGGCGACCAAAGGATGGTAA
- a CDS encoding LuxR C-terminal-related transcriptional regulator, whose product MELKNQIIYISKKVLNSIKNFKFNFETIFFIFDKELNVLYSKSNFEKKDLSKLIINDSVENNAFVLSSLQNTTVKTKNQIFGKDFSVISSPIHEIKNKELQGYVGIITTDDSENFKVISEMLAIQISYELHVYREKLLIEEIIKTDTSSLITRDDQHAVELRIIKNITQGLRDKEIADNLHISVSTVRNYINKLFEELDLTSRSQLICLYYENKLYDILNEIKIKNDYLEEL is encoded by the coding sequence ATGGAATTGAAAAATCAAATCATTTATATCAGTAAAAAAGTATTGAACAGTATTAAGAATTTCAAATTCAATTTTGAGACTATTTTTTTTATCTTTGATAAAGAGCTAAATGTTTTATACTCAAAGAGTAATTTTGAAAAAAAAGATTTAAGTAAATTGATTATTAATGATTCTGTTGAAAATAATGCATTTGTTTTAAGTTCATTGCAAAATACTACTGTAAAAACTAAAAATCAAATCTTCGGCAAGGATTTTAGTGTTATATCTTCCCCGATTCATGAAATTAAAAATAAAGAATTGCAAGGTTATGTAGGTATAATCACAACGGATGATAGTGAAAATTTCAAAGTGATTTCTGAAATGCTGGCCATTCAAATCTCCTACGAGTTACATGTGTATCGAGAGAAACTATTAATTGAAGAAATAATAAAAACAGACACATCATCTTTAATCACCAGGGACGATCAACATGCAGTTGAATTGCGAATCATAAAGAATATAACTCAAGGTCTCAGAGATAAAGAAATAGCTGACAATCTGCATATAAGTGTTTCTACAGTTCGTAATTATATAAATAAACTGTTTGAAGAATTGGATTTAACCTCCAGATCACAATTAATCTGCTTATACTATGAAAATAAATTGTATGACATTCTTAATGAAATAAAGATAAAAAACGACTATTTAGAGGAATTATGA
- a CDS encoding C4-dicarboxylate ABC transporter permease: MSKVSAETIKNEPPFKKSKIKMPHTFVIIICMILVAAALSYLVPAGEFDRVEDKKTGNTVVVENSYHSVENNPIGIFEVPLAIVHGLIDASDTVFFIFIVGGVFQIINSTGTIEAVAARVGKTFMNQGIVIIPIFLTLFSIGGFTIGMSAEVMAFVPIGIAIARSLGYDALTGTAMVTLGAAVGFTAGLLNPFNVGIAQAIAEVPMFSGMWLRGIILVVLLIATSIYIIRYAKKVKKNPHAGIVYDLEKEEKHENLDISTLSSMKLNHYLTIFVVLIGFSFLIWGVSKKGWWMEELAAFFLTLGVIVGFLSKYGPSKIASEFVQGARDITFGAFIVGLAKGVVVVLEQGHVIDTVVNGLAATVGHLPSSIQVLGMYVFQTIMNVFITSGTGMAATTMPILTPLSDLIGVTRQTTILTYQLGDGLSNCILPTSAMLMGSLAVSKIKYQEWVKFFWPLLLIWIVIGAVFILIADFIKY, encoded by the coding sequence ATGAGTAAAGTGAGTGCTGAAACTATAAAGAATGAACCACCATTCAAAAAAAGCAAAATAAAAATGCCACACACATTTGTAATTATTATTTGTATGATCCTAGTTGCAGCTGCATTAAGCTATTTAGTGCCCGCAGGTGAGTTTGACAGAGTGGAAGATAAAAAAACGGGTAATACGGTAGTAGTAGAAAACTCTTATCATTCTGTAGAGAACAACCCCATTGGTATATTCGAGGTTCCTTTAGCGATTGTTCATGGCCTTATAGATGCTAGTGATACAGTTTTCTTTATTTTTATTGTCGGTGGAGTATTTCAAATCATTAATTCCACAGGTACGATCGAAGCCGTGGCTGCAAGGGTTGGAAAGACTTTCATGAACCAAGGAATCGTCATCATTCCCATTTTTTTAACCCTATTTTCAATCGGTGGATTCACGATTGGAATGTCAGCAGAAGTCATGGCATTTGTACCCATTGGCATTGCGATCGCAAGGTCATTAGGCTATGATGCTTTGACTGGAACAGCCATGGTGACGCTCGGCGCAGCTGTCGGCTTTACAGCTGGACTCCTTAATCCCTTCAATGTAGGAATCGCTCAAGCTATTGCAGAAGTTCCGATGTTTTCCGGTATGTGGTTACGTGGAATCATTTTGGTTGTTTTACTAATTGCCACGAGCATTTATATCATTAGATATGCAAAAAAAGTGAAAAAAAATCCACATGCCGGTATTGTTTATGACTTGGAAAAAGAAGAAAAGCACGAGAATTTGGATATATCCACTTTATCCTCCATGAAGCTCAATCATTACTTAACTATTTTTGTCGTGTTGATAGGATTTAGCTTCCTTATTTGGGGTGTTTCCAAAAAAGGCTGGTGGATGGAAGAATTAGCGGCATTCTTCTTAACATTAGGAGTTATTGTTGGCTTTTTATCTAAATATGGTCCAAGCAAAATTGCCAGCGAGTTTGTTCAGGGGGCAAGGGATATCACTTTCGGTGCTTTTATTGTTGGTCTGGCAAAAGGTGTAGTCGTAGTGTTAGAGCAAGGACATGTTATCGATACAGTTGTAAACGGACTTGCAGCAACAGTAGGCCATTTGCCAAGTTCCATCCAAGTTCTAGGCATGTATGTATTTCAGACCATCATGAATGTGTTCATTACTTCAGGAACGGGTATGGCTGCAACGACCATGCCGATATTGACACCGCTTTCCGACCTGATTGGTGTTACGAGACAAACGACAATCCTCACGTATCAGTTGGGAGATGGTCTATCAAACTGCATTCTCCCTACCTCTGCCATGCTTATGGGAAGCTTGGCAGTCTCCAAAATTAAATATCAAGAATGGGTGAAATTCTTCTGGCCCTTGTTGTTGATCTGGATAGTAATAGGTGCAGTGTTTATATTAATAGCTGATTTCATTAAATACTAA
- a CDS encoding carboxymuconolactone decarboxylase family protein, translating to MEQRINYMKTNREVVKLMMELEEYKKTTGIDSKLIELIKIRASQINGCAYCLDMHTKDARAMGETEQRIYCLSAWRESPFYSEPERAVLELTEAVTAISSNGVPDELYERVRLHFDEKQYIDLVTIIITINGWNRLAISAKSIPGHYKSVMQK from the coding sequence ATGGAACAACGCATTAACTACATGAAGACAAATCGGGAAGTGGTCAAATTAATGATGGAATTGGAGGAATACAAGAAAACAACGGGAATCGATAGCAAATTAATCGAATTGATTAAAATTCGCGCGTCTCAAATAAATGGCTGTGCGTACTGCTTGGATATGCATACAAAGGATGCCCGGGCAATGGGTGAAACGGAACAAAGAATCTACTGCTTGAGTGCTTGGCGTGAATCACCATTCTATTCTGAACCGGAAAGGGCAGTGCTGGAATTGACGGAAGCGGTAACGGCCATTTCTTCAAACGGTGTACCTGATGAACTGTATGAGCGGGTCCGCCTTCATTTTGATGAAAAACAATATATCGATCTCGTTACCATCATCATCACGATCAACGGCTGGAACAGATTGGCCATTTCAGCTAAAAGCATCCCCGGGCACTATAAGTCTGTAATGCAAAAATAA
- a CDS encoding LysR family transcriptional regulator, with product MDEKDCLILQYLYKDQNLTKAAERLYMTQPALTYRVRQIEKEFQTEILAKNGKNIKMTPAGEYLVSYAKKMLIDLRETKEYLLSMGSETKGSLKLGISSHFGLYNLPSILEEYMVNCPMVHLNVDTGFSTEMMELLMQGEIDVAIVKGDYEWFDEKFLLEEENICIISKDEISVDTLPDFPMINRKEPNVLLKYRNISQIPSEKGIDYWWNERFTSPPLVMMQVDSYETCKEMVKKGFGYAIIPRVFLQKDDDLFSHDLILKNGEEIKRRTWMLYRQSSLQLASVSKFVSEIKRLYC from the coding sequence ATGGATGAAAAAGATTGTTTAATTTTGCAATATTTATATAAAGACCAGAATCTTACAAAAGCTGCAGAGCGACTTTACATGACCCAACCCGCATTAACGTACCGCGTAAGACAAATTGAAAAGGAATTCCAGACTGAAATACTAGCTAAAAATGGGAAAAATATCAAAATGACACCTGCTGGAGAATATTTGGTAAGCTATGCAAAAAAAATGCTCATAGATTTACGTGAAACCAAAGAGTATTTATTGAGTATGGGAAGCGAAACGAAGGGTAGTTTGAAATTAGGTATAAGCAGCCATTTCGGACTTTATAACCTGCCTTCCATTTTGGAAGAGTACATGGTGAATTGTCCTATGGTCCATTTAAATGTTGATACGGGCTTCAGTACGGAAATGATGGAATTGCTTATGCAAGGTGAGATTGATGTTGCGATTGTAAAAGGCGATTATGAGTGGTTCGATGAAAAGTTTCTTCTTGAGGAAGAAAATATATGCATCATTTCAAAAGATGAGATATCTGTTGATACCCTTCCAGACTTCCCGATGATTAATCGCAAAGAACCGAATGTTTTGCTGAAATATAGAAATATATCGCAAATTCCCTCTGAAAAAGGTATTGATTATTGGTGGAATGAAAGGTTTACATCCCCTCCTCTGGTAATGATGCAAGTGGATAGTTATGAGACATGCAAGGAAATGGTCAAAAAAGGGTTTGGGTATGCCATTATTCCTCGTGTTTTTTTGCAAAAAGATGATGACTTGTTTTCCCATGATTTGATCTTAAAAAATGGTGAAGAGATAAAAAGAAGAACATGGATGTTATACCGGCAATCATCTTTACAATTAGCCAGTGTTTCCAAGTTTGTGAGTGAAATTAAAAGGCTATATTGCTAA
- a CDS encoding LysR family transcriptional regulator, which yields MEMRDLQIFQCVAKYGSVSKAAVELNYVQSNVTARIKHLEQELRTPLFNRHKRGMSLTAEARKMLEYVNKILLDVEELKQVFLDSETPTGILNIGTVETVSDLPKILASYYKQYPNVDLSIKAGITEDLIKDVIEHRLDGAFVTGPIKHPLIQPYDVCTEQLVLVTRNETFNLEEIITEPFLVFSQGCGYRSKLEQWLKEEEVMPKRIMEFNVLETILTSVTLGLGITLVPQSAVNHLTVTEKVHVHAIPEEYGNISTVFIHRKDAYMTNSMRSFLQTIEVHHDNRFKQNLGYTPELI from the coding sequence ATGGAAATGCGGGATTTGCAAATATTCCAGTGTGTCGCTAAATATGGCAGCGTAAGTAAGGCGGCTGTTGAATTGAATTACGTCCAATCCAATGTAACGGCTAGGATTAAGCATTTAGAGCAGGAGTTACGGACGCCTTTATTCAATCGACATAAACGTGGCATGTCTTTAACTGCAGAGGCTAGAAAAATGCTTGAGTATGTAAACAAAATTTTGCTTGATGTGGAAGAACTCAAGCAAGTATTCCTGGATAGTGAAACACCTACAGGGATATTGAACATCGGTACAGTTGAAACGGTCAGCGATCTTCCCAAGATTCTTGCCTCTTATTATAAACAGTATCCAAATGTCGATTTATCCATAAAGGCGGGGATAACCGAGGATTTAATTAAAGATGTTATCGAACATAGGTTGGATGGCGCTTTTGTTACAGGACCGATTAAACATCCGCTCATTCAGCCATACGATGTGTGTACAGAACAACTTGTCTTAGTTACAAGAAATGAAACATTTAACCTTGAAGAAATTATAACAGAACCATTTTTAGTATTCAGTCAGGGTTGTGGCTATCGCTCTAAACTGGAACAATGGCTGAAAGAAGAAGAAGTGATGCCCAAAAGGATCATGGAGTTCAATGTATTGGAAACGATCTTAACCAGCGTGACACTCGGCCTTGGCATTACCCTCGTACCACAATCAGCGGTAAATCACCTTACAGTCACTGAAAAAGTGCACGTGCATGCAATTCCTGAAGAATACGGCAATATCTCGACTGTCTTCATTCACCGTAAAGATGCCTATATGACAAACTCCATGCGAAGCTTCTTACAAACCATTGAAGTTCATCATGACAACCGATTTAAGCAAAATCTTGGATACACTCCTGAGCTAATATGA
- a CDS encoding DMT family transporter codes for MKKNQVLIGALLCLTASISWGAMFPVAERALMYIDPFYFSFLRYLAVSVILGILLLIKEGKKSFSLEGKGKKLLFFGTMAFTVYNFLIFAGQDLLGHNGVIVASIMESLMPMISILILWVFKNARPMKYTIASMFIALIGAILVITNGNISFVFLLKDSLIPILFILIGVIGWVIYTMGGEQFNGWSTLRYSTLTCILGTAVSALITFLATAMGLSVPTAEVMQSIYGEMIFMIIFPGAIALLSWNLGIKLLTPINGILFINLVPITTLVIVFIQGKSLSSFELLGTFLVIYALFQNNYYQRKNLPSQVEKLNPRKLKKII; via the coding sequence ATGAAAAAAAATCAAGTTTTAATCGGTGCACTTTTATGTTTGACAGCCAGCATTTCTTGGGGAGCGATGTTTCCAGTTGCAGAAAGGGCCTTAATGTATATTGATCCTTTTTATTTCTCTTTTTTGCGATATTTAGCTGTTAGCGTAATTTTAGGGATATTACTTTTAATTAAAGAGGGGAAGAAGTCTTTTAGCCTGGAAGGGAAAGGGAAGAAATTATTGTTTTTTGGAACGATGGCGTTCACTGTATACAACTTTCTCATTTTCGCAGGTCAAGACTTACTGGGACATAACGGGGTAATTGTCGCTTCCATCATGGAATCATTAATGCCCATGATTTCAATTTTAATTCTGTGGGTTTTCAAAAATGCCAGGCCCATGAAATATACCATTGCCAGCATGTTCATTGCCTTGATAGGGGCCATTCTTGTCATTACCAATGGCAATATATCATTCGTATTTTTATTGAAAGATAGCCTCATCCCTATCCTTTTCATACTCATCGGGGTTATAGGATGGGTTATATATACGATGGGCGGCGAACAATTTAATGGATGGTCAACACTCCGCTATTCGACTTTAACGTGCATCTTAGGAACGGCAGTATCAGCACTCATAACATTCCTCGCAACTGCAATGGGCCTGTCTGTCCCTACAGCAGAGGTTATGCAATCCATTTATGGCGAAATGATTTTCATGATTATTTTCCCCGGTGCCATTGCCCTTTTAAGCTGGAATTTAGGCATTAAACTTTTAACGCCGATCAATGGGATCCTATTTATCAATTTAGTTCCAATAACCACGTTGGTCATCGTTTTTATCCAAGGAAAATCACTATCATCATTCGAATTACTGGGAACTTTTTTAGTGATATATGCATTGTTTCAAAACAATTATTATCAAAGAAAAAACTTGCCTTCCCAAGTTGAGAAATTGAATCCAAGGAAATTGAAAAAAATCATTTGA